One Pararhizobium sp. IMCC3301 DNA segment encodes these proteins:
- a CDS encoding efflux RND transporter permease subunit produces MSDMAKPNSRTGFAELFISRPILALVINLLIAVAGVAAFSAVDVRELPNVDQPVLSISTTYEGAAPETVDTEITTPLESALSALEGLQSISSTSSYGRSRINLEFSDTVAISDIANEAREIVARTVRQLPDNINDPIVTKNDSDADPVMRLALLGGTSMDALTELAEGVISDRVSTIEGISEVEVVGDQVNEFQVHVNMISLTGRGLTLNDLEDALSTLRSTDPLGDIDSESQSVVMRNSDPVIDASAISNILINATTRVGDVAFVQLTASERTTLTRVNGESSVGLNIVRQSVGNTLAISKAVRAAVVELQSELPDGIRLIINSDDGTFIEQSIKEVVFSIGMAVIIVIGVIFVFLRSVSATLIPAIAIPVALTGTLAAIWAAGFSINTISLLALVLATGMVVDDAIVVMENIVRKRQSGLGPRAAAAAGTNEVFFAVISTTATLAAVFIPISFLPGQAGGIFAEFGFVLAFCVTLSSIVALTLVPAMAAILDPGGRSGTQAEKRESVFARAYGSIVDFSLRIPIIVIGIAIAFAIFAASSFFSLPSELTPREDRGFFLIASRAPSGASLSFTNNQVRQVEAVLQPYLESGEIAAVLSLIGRGSSSSAFVIVRLQDWDQRTRSQQEIAQEVNQKLRRITGLTPAIRTPNSLGIRGAGRGLQFAVTGKDYDAIVQAGDALVAAMAQETDTFVNPQLGYDTSQPLVSVSIDRELATRLGLTVKTITSIINAMSEGTTAATVIVSGEEYDIRIVPAGPPINDPGDLERIFVETAAGNYVPLSTAVTLTQTAGASTLSREKGQRAVPVQANLATGVDLSSAAKRAEALARDILPAGMGITFLAEAAALDESQSSTLLVFGIALLIVFLVLAAQFESFGSAIIIMLTVPFGLAAAVLAISLTGGSLNYYSQIGLVMLIGIMAKNGILIVEFANQLRERGQDVDSAIRDAVRLRFRPVIMTMISTVFGGLPLVFASDAGAEARIAVGWVVVGGLGFATVFTLFLTPVFYRLIAPLGSVPGSSSRKLAMEGLPVAPGTPAPSN; encoded by the coding sequence ATGAGTGACATGGCGAAACCAAATTCGAGAACAGGTTTTGCGGAACTGTTTATTTCAAGGCCAATTCTCGCCCTCGTCATCAATCTTCTGATTGCAGTGGCAGGAGTTGCAGCCTTTTCGGCGGTTGACGTGCGTGAACTGCCGAATGTCGATCAGCCGGTTCTGTCGATTTCCACCACTTATGAGGGTGCAGCACCTGAAACAGTTGATACGGAAATTACCACACCACTTGAAAGCGCCCTCTCGGCTCTGGAGGGGCTGCAAAGCATTTCATCAACATCAAGCTACGGCCGGAGCCGCATCAATCTGGAATTTTCCGATACAGTGGCGATCAGCGATATAGCCAATGAAGCGCGGGAAATCGTTGCGCGCACGGTGCGGCAATTGCCTGATAATATCAATGATCCGATAGTCACCAAAAATGATTCTGATGCCGATCCGGTTATGCGCCTTGCCTTGTTGGGCGGCACCAGCATGGATGCGCTGACTGAACTGGCTGAAGGTGTCATTTCTGACCGTGTGTCCACAATCGAGGGCATATCCGAGGTCGAAGTGGTCGGCGATCAGGTCAATGAATTTCAGGTTCATGTCAATATGATCTCCCTGACCGGACGGGGCTTGACGCTGAATGATCTGGAAGACGCACTTTCCACGCTGCGCTCGACTGATCCGTTAGGCGACATTGACTCTGAATCCCAATCCGTCGTGATGCGCAACTCGGATCCCGTGATCGATGCATCTGCCATCAGCAATATATTGATCAATGCCACAACCCGCGTCGGGGATGTCGCCTTTGTCCAGCTGACAGCAAGCGAACGCACAACCCTGACCCGTGTGAACGGGGAAAGTTCCGTTGGACTGAACATTGTCCGCCAGTCAGTCGGCAACACCCTTGCCATCTCAAAAGCGGTGCGCGCCGCCGTGGTTGAATTGCAATCCGAACTGCCGGACGGTATCAGACTGATTATCAATTCGGACGACGGAACCTTCATTGAACAGTCGATCAAGGAAGTGGTTTTTTCCATTGGCATGGCTGTGATCATTGTCATTGGTGTGATTTTTGTTTTTCTGCGCTCAGTCAGCGCGACTCTGATCCCGGCAATTGCCATTCCCGTGGCATTGACCGGGACGCTGGCCGCGATCTGGGCCGCTGGCTTTTCCATCAACACGATATCCCTTTTGGCCCTGGTTCTGGCCACCGGTATGGTTGTCGATGATGCCATTGTGGTGATGGAAAATATTGTGCGCAAGCGCCAGTCCGGTCTGGGGCCGCGCGCTGCCGCAGCTGCAGGCACCAACGAAGTGTTTTTTGCCGTCATATCCACCACTGCAACGCTCGCCGCCGTTTTCATCCCTATTTCCTTCCTGCCGGGGCAGGCAGGCGGTATATTTGCCGAATTTGGCTTCGTGCTGGCTTTCTGCGTCACGCTGTCATCAATTGTTGCGCTGACACTGGTGCCGGCCATGGCCGCAATCCTTGACCCGGGCGGTCGCAGCGGCACGCAGGCCGAAAAACGCGAAAGCGTCTTTGCGCGGGCCTACGGTTCGATTGTGGACTTTTCCCTGCGAATCCCGATTATTGTCATTGGGATCGCGATCGCTTTCGCCATCTTTGCCGCAAGCAGCTTCTTTTCCCTGCCTTCTGAATTGACACCGCGTGAAGACCGGGGCTTCTTTCTCATCGCCTCGCGGGCGCCCTCCGGGGCCAGTCTGAGCTTCACCAACAACCAGGTCCGCCAGGTCGAGGCCGTCCTGCAGCCTTATCTTGAAAGTGGTGAAATAGCTGCAGTGCTGTCGCTTATCGGGCGTGGATCATCGTCCTCAGCATTTGTGATTGTCAGGCTGCAGGATTGGGATCAACGCACGCGCAGCCAGCAGGAAATTGCCCAGGAAGTAAATCAGAAACTGCGGCGGATCACCGGACTGACCCCGGCCATCCGGACGCCCAACAGTCTGGGGATACGGGGCGCCGGGCGTGGATTGCAGTTTGCTGTGACCGGCAAGGACTACGATGCCATCGTGCAGGCTGGCGACGCGCTTGTCGCCGCCATGGCGCAGGAAACGGATACATTTGTGAACCCTCAATTGGGGTATGACACCAGCCAACCGCTGGTCTCTGTCTCCATAGACCGGGAACTTGCAACAAGATTGGGGCTAACGGTCAAGACGATTACCTCAATCATCAATGCCATGAGCGAAGGCACCACTGCAGCAACCGTCATTGTTTCGGGCGAGGAATATGATATTCGCATAGTTCCAGCGGGACCGCCGATCAATGATCCGGGCGACCTGGAGCGGATATTCGTCGAAACCGCAGCGGGCAATTATGTGCCGCTTTCCACCGCCGTCACACTGACCCAGACGGCAGGAGCTTCAACCCTCTCGCGCGAGAAGGGTCAGCGCGCAGTGCCGGTACAGGCAAATCTCGCCACCGGTGTCGATTTAAGCTCGGCCGCCAAACGCGCCGAGGCCCTTGCTCGCGATATTTTGCCCGCTGGTATGGGCATTACCTTTCTTGCGGAAGCTGCTGCGCTTGATGAAAGCCAGAGCAGTACGCTGCTTGTTTTTGGCATCGCGCTGTTGATTGTTTTTCTCGTGCTGGCAGCGCAGTTTGAAAGTTTTGGCAGCGCCATCATCATTATGCTGACCGTGCCTTTCGGCCTGGCCGCCGCAGTGCTTGCCATATCACTGACCGGAGGGTCTTTGAATTATTACAGTCAGATCGGTCTTGTGATGCTGATAGGCATCATGGCCAAGAACGGTATTCTGATTGTCGAATTTGCCAATCAACTGCGTGAACGGGGCCAAGATGTCGACAGCGCCATTCGAGACGCAGTGCGGTTGCGTTTCAGACCTGTCATAATGACCATGATATCAACTGTTTTTGGCGGCCTGCCGCTGGTCTTCGCCTCTGACGCCGGTGCCGAAGCACGCATTGCAGTTGGCTGGGTCGTGGTTGGCGGACTAGGTTTTGCCACCGTATTCACACTGTTTTTGACGCCGGTCTTCTATCGACTGATCGCGCCGTTGGGAAGTGTTCCGGGATCATCGTCCCGAAAACTGGCCATGGAAGGCCTGCCGGTCGCGCCTGGCACACCAGCCCCCTCAAACTGA
- a CDS encoding efflux RND transporter periplasmic adaptor subunit: MKNFLSVLVAAVLVGGIYVWTFVYDVSGSPAPASATMPGGGGAEAGRGRGGGAGGNQAAVVTLAAVNVVPFTDLFSALGTVQADARVRVLSETSGRVTAVPVTPNIKVEAGALLVSLNDEIEKIAVRTAGIQLQQSQETLVRYQKLATSGTLTNTSLADAQVAVEIAQAALDKANYELGQRSIVAPIAGTPGLTDIQLGAYLNTGTQIVTLTNTDNLVVEFSLPDRAVDLLRTGYPVRVTSPSRPGAVLEGEITAYDNEIDPQTRLIGVKARFANAAGALQPGAIVNVLVTNTNEPLPSIPVSALTWSRDGASVWVSTDGKVRQVPVIVRSRQDDTVWLDAALQDGDQIVTEGVQKLREGSQIITLDQLNQRSAESEGGSPGQQPAQGERRRRPAEAGS, encoded by the coding sequence ATGAAGAATTTTCTCTCTGTTCTTGTCGCAGCTGTCTTGGTTGGCGGTATATATGTCTGGACCTTTGTCTACGATGTCAGCGGCTCGCCAGCACCGGCGAGCGCAACCATGCCAGGGGGAGGGGGCGCGGAAGCGGGACGAGGCAGGGGCGGCGGCGCAGGCGGCAATCAGGCAGCAGTCGTCACATTGGCGGCCGTCAATGTAGTGCCATTCACCGATCTGTTCAGCGCCCTTGGCACAGTCCAGGCCGATGCGCGTGTCAGGGTTCTCAGTGAAACCAGCGGGCGCGTTACGGCCGTTCCCGTGACGCCGAATATCAAGGTGGAAGCCGGTGCACTTCTGGTTTCCCTGAATGATGAAATCGAAAAAATCGCCGTCAGAACAGCCGGGATTCAACTGCAACAATCCCAGGAAACCCTGGTGCGCTACCAGAAACTGGCAACCAGCGGCACGCTGACCAACACATCGCTTGCCGACGCGCAGGTTGCCGTTGAGATTGCCCAGGCGGCTCTGGACAAAGCCAATTATGAGCTGGGTCAACGCAGCATTGTTGCACCCATTGCCGGCACCCCCGGCCTGACCGATATTCAGCTTGGCGCTTATTTGAACACCGGCACACAAATCGTAACACTCACCAACACGGATAATCTGGTCGTCGAATTTTCCCTGCCGGATCGTGCCGTTGATCTGCTGAGGACCGGCTACCCGGTCCGGGTCACTTCTCCCTCGCGGCCCGGTGCTGTTCTGGAAGGCGAAATCACCGCATATGACAACGAAATAGATCCGCAAACCCGGCTGATCGGAGTGAAGGCACGATTCGCCAACGCAGCAGGCGCACTCCAGCCAGGTGCCATCGTCAATGTGCTTGTCACAAATACCAATGAGCCTTTGCCAAGCATCCCGGTCTCGGCGCTGACCTGGAGTCGGGACGGCGCGTCGGTATGGGTCTCAACAGATGGCAAGGTGCGGCAAGTACCGGTCATTGTGCGCTCACGGCAGGACGATACTGTTTGGCTGGATGCAGCTTTGCAGGATGGCGACCAGATCGTAACAGAAGGTGTTCAGAAATTGCGCGAAGGCTCGCAGATCATCACACTCGATCAGCTCAATCAGAGATCTGCTGAGAGCGAAGGCGGCAGCCCAGGCCAGCAACCAGCCCAAGGTGAGCGCCGTCGTCGTCCGGCGGAAGCCGGGTCATGA